From a single Brassica oleracea var. oleracea cultivar TO1000 chromosome C5, BOL, whole genome shotgun sequence genomic region:
- the LOC106293387 gene encoding sugar transport protein 6, producing MAVVVTSNGNAPAFEAKLTVYVFICVVIAAFGGLIFGYDIGISGGVTAMDDFLKEFFPAVWERKKHAHENNYCKYDNQFLQLFTSSLYLAALVASFFASAVCSKLGRKPTMQFASIFFLIGVGLTAGAVNLIMLIFGRILLGFGVGFGNQAVPLFLSEIAPAQLRGGLNIVFQLMVTIGILIANLVNYFTAKVHPYGWRIALGGAAIPAVFLLFGSLIICETPTSLIERNKNEEGKEALRKIRGVEDINEEYESIVHACDIASQVKDPFRKLLKPASRPPFIIGMLLQLFQQFTGINAIMFYAPVLFQTVGFGSEAALLSAVITGTINVLSTFVGIYLVDKTGRRFLLLQSSVHMLICQLIIGIILAKDLGTTGTLGKPQALVVVIFVCVYVMGFAWSWGPLGWLIPSETFPLETRSAGFAVAVSCNMFFTFVIAQAFLSMLCGMRSGIFFFFSAWIVVMGLFAMFFIPETKGVAIDDMRESVWKPHWFWKRYMLDEDDVEKRN from the exons ATGGCTGTTGTTGTAACATCTAACGGGAACGCACCGGCTTTCGAAGCCAAGCTGACTGTCTATGTATTCATCTGCGTTGTCATTGCTGCTTTCGGCGGTTTGATCTTCGGTTACGACATCGGAATTTCCG GTGGAGTGACGGCTATGGACGATTTCTTGAAAGAGTTTTTCCCCGCGGTGTGGGAGAGGAAGAAGCACGCTCATGAGAACAATTACTGCAAGTATGATAACCAGTTCTTGCAGCTATTCACATCGTCTCTTTACCTAGCCGCGCTCGTGGCCAGCTTCTTCGCTTCAGCCGTTTGTTCTAAACTCGGAAGGAAGCCCACGATGCAGTTCGCTTCTATCTTCTTCTTGATCGGTGTGGGGCTAACCGCAGGAGCCGTTAACCTCATCATGTTGATCTTTGGAAGAATCTTGCTTGGCTTTGGTGTTGGCTTTGGTAACCAG GCAGTGCCGCTTTTCTTGTCGGAGATTGCTCCAGCACAGCTCAGGGGAGGTCTCAACATTGTGTTCCAACTCATGGTCACAATAGGAATCCTAATAGCCAACCTCGTCAATTACTTCACTGCCAAGGTACACCCTTACGGTTGGCGTATTGCTCTCGGTGGAGCCGCGATTCCCGCCGTTTTCCTCCTCTTCGGTTCACTGATCATCTGCGAGACTCCCACGAGCCTCATCGAGCGCAACAAGAACGAAGAAGGCAAAGAGGCACTAAGGAAGATCAGAGGAGTTGAAGATATAAATGAAGAGTATGAATCTATCGTCCATGCTTGTGACATTGCGAGTCAAGTCAAGGACCCTTTCAGGAAACTGTTGAAGCCAGCGAGTCGCCCACCGTTCATCATCGGAATGCTTCTCCAGCTTTTCCAGCAGTTTACAGGAATCAATGCTATTATGTTCTACGCGCCTGTTCTGTTCCAGACAGTTGGTTTTGGAAGCGAGGCAGCTCTTCTCTCTGCGGTTATCACGGGAACCATCAACGTTCTGAGTACGTTCGTGGGGATCTACCTCGTCGACAAGACTGGTCGGAGATTCCTTCTTCTACAATCTTCCGTTCACATGCTCATTTGCCAG TTGATCATTGGAATCATCCTAGCGAAAGACTTAGGCACGACAGGGACACTCGGGAAGCCACAGGCACTAGTGGTTGTGATCTTTGTGTGCGTTTACGTGATGGGATTCGCGTGGTCATGGGGACCTTTAGGATGGCTGATTCCTAGCGAGACTTTCCCACTAGAGACACGAAGTGCAGGGTTCGCTGTTGCTGTCTCGTGCAACATGTTCTTCACGTTCGTGATCGCGCAGGCGTTCTTGTCGATGCTTTGCGGGATGAGATCGGGGATATTCTTCTTCTTCAGTGCTTGGATCGTTGTCATGGGACTGTTTGCGATGTTCTTCATACCGGAGACGAAAGGAGTGGCGATTGATGATATGAGGGAGAGTGTGTGGAAGCCGCATTGGTTCTGGAAAAGGTATATGCTTGATGAGGATGATGTGGAGAAGAGAAACTGA
- the LOC106343448 gene encoding transmembrane protein 184A codes for MAADMLPVYLIILAFICTGGAIALALFHIYKHLLNYTEPIYQRYIVRIVFMVPVYALMSFLALVLPKSSIYFNSIREVYEAWVIYNFLSLCLAWVGGPGSVVISLTGRSLKPSWHLMTCCFPPLPLDGRFIRRCKQGCLQFVILKPILVAVTLVLYAKGKYKDGNFSPNQSYLYLTIIYTISYTVALYALVLFYVACKDLLKPFNPVPKFVIIKSVVFLTYWQGVLVFLFAKSGFIRDEEEAALFQNFIICVEMLIAAAAHFYAFPYKEYEGANVGGAHSFSASLAHAVQLNDFYHDTVHQFAPAYHDYVLYNHNDGGEEGTTKYRVRTFVPTGQEMDAVRKNKHMFGNKIEGVSPSSHSSSGTSTPKTSGATSDPARPETMKSSLLVDASDSASTMYDMSLMDIDISSYPSKVPSANVSGGPR; via the exons ATGGCGGCGGATATGCTACCTGTCTACCTCATTATATTGGCGTTTATATGCACCGGCGGAGCCATTGCTTTGGCCTTGTTCCATATCTACAAGCACCTCTTGAACTACACGGAACCCATTTACCAGAGATATATAGTTCGCATTGTCTTCATGGTCCCTGTCTACGCCTTGATGTCTTTCTTGGCTCTCGTCTTGCCCAAAAGCTCCATTTACTTCAACTCTATCCGAGAAGT TTACGAAGCGTGGGTGATTTATAACTTTCTTTCCTTGTGCTTGGCATGGGTTGGAGGACCAGGTTCAGTTGTAATAAGCTTAACTGGCCGCTCTTTGAAGCCTTCATGGCATCTCATGACTTGTTGCTTCCCACCTCTACCACTAGACGG GCGTTTTATTCGACGGTGCAAGCAAGGTTGTCTGCAGTTTGTAATCCTGAAGCCAATCCTAGTTGCTGTCACACTTGTGCTCTACGCAAAAGGGAAGTACAAGGATGGAAACTTTAGCCCTAATCAATCCTATCTCTATCTTACCATCATCTACACGATCTCATACACAGTAGCTTTGTATGCGCTGGTTCTCTTTTACGTGGCTTGCAAAGATCTCCTAAAGCCATTCAATCCAGTCCCCAAGTTTGTGATTATTAAGTCTGTTGTCTTTCTTACATATTGGCAG GGTGTTCTAGTTTTCCTTTTTGCTAAATCTGGATTTATAAGGGATGAAGAAGAAGCAGCGCTGTTTCAAAACTTTATAATATGTGTGGAGATGCTTATTGCTGCAGCTGCACATTTCTATGCATTTCCTTACAAGGAATATGAAGGTGCCAATGTTGGAGGAGCACACAGTTTCTCAGCAAGTCTAGCACATGCTGTTCAGCTAAATGATTTCTACCATGATACTGTTCACCAG TTTGCACCGGCGTATCACGATTATGTGCTGTACAACCACAATGATGGTGGTGAGGAAGGGACGACGAAGTATCGAGTACGAACATTTGTGCCAACTGGTCAGGAAATGGATGCTGTCAGAAAGAACAAACACATGTTTGGAAACAAGATAGAGGGTGTTTCACCCTCCAGTCACTCGTCCTCGGGAACAAGCACACCGAAAACTTCAGGTGCAACTTCTGATCCTGCACGCCCCGAGACCATGAAATCTTCTTTGTTGGTAGACGCCTCGGACTCTGCTTCCACAATGTATGACATGTCCCTCATGGACATTGATATATCGAGCTACCCAAGTAAAGTACCTTCTGCAAATGTAAGTGGAGGGCCTAGATAG
- the LOC106293767 gene encoding uncharacterized protein LOC106293767 produces the protein MSRNVSSSVGVWQSNNGYYGYGYGGGYVEKRQLFLKSYQFSRKQSLTEKIKRSVRRVVKKVVWMKLKSARRMKRVVWSRLKMAFFYRRRRFFRLLHPNKPSSYCFY, from the coding sequence ATGAGCAGAAACGTCAGCAGCAGCGTCGGCGTTTGGCAGAGCAATAACGGCTACTATGGATATGGCTACGGAGGAGGATACGTGGAGAAGAGACAGCTGTTCCTCAAGAGCTACCAGTTCTCTAGAAAACAAAGCTTAACGGAGAAGATTAAGAGGTCTGTGAGGAGAGTGGTGAAGAAAGTTGTCTGGATGAAGTTGAAATCCGCTCGGCGGATGAAACGCGTCGTTTGGTCGCGTCTCAAAATGGCGTTCTTCTACCGCCGTAGACGCTTCTTTCGTCTCCTTCACCCGAACAAACCTTCCTCTTACTGCTTCTACTAA
- the LOC106293663 gene encoding germin-like protein subfamily 2 member 3 produces MAISMTHLFVTIMLLAAHTALAETNMLQDLCVADLKGSKVNGYPCKDPSQVTPEDFYYMGLANAADTSNTSMGSAVTAGNVEKIPGLNMMGTSMSRIDYAPGGLNPPHLHPRASEAIFVLEGSLFVGFLTTSGKLISKHVNKGDVFAFPRALLHFQQNPNKTPASVIAAFDSQNPGTQSVGPSLFGANPPIPDDLLAKAFSLGTNDIQNIKGKFQPKK; encoded by the exons ATGGCAATTTCCATGACTCATCTTTTTGTTACCATCATGCTTCTAGCCGCCCACACGGCCCTCGCAGAAACAAACATGCTTCAAGATTTGTGTGTTGCTGATCTCAAGG GTTCAAAAGTCAACGGATACCCATGCAAAGACCCATCACAAGTAACACCAGAGGACTTCTACTACATGGGCTTAGCCAATGCTGCAGACACCAGCAACACCTCAATGGGCTCAGCCGTCACAGCAGGCAACGTTGAGAAAATCCCTGGCCTCAACATGATGGGTACCTCCATGTCTCGTATCGACTACGCACCAGGCGGACTCAACCCGCCGCATCTTCACCCCCGAGCTTCAGAGGCCATATTCGTCCTCGAAGGAAGCCTCTTCGTCGGCTTCTTGACCACCTCTGGAAAACTCATCTCCAAACACGTCAACAAAGGAGACGTCTTTGCATTCCCCAGAGCTCTCCTCCATTTCCAGCAGAACCCTAACAAAACTCCTGCCTCGGTGATCGCTGCTTTCGATAGTCAGAACCCTGGGACGCAAAGTGTTGGACCGTCTCTGTTTGGCGCTAACCCTCCCATTCCTGATGACTTGCTTGCCAAGGCGTTCTCGCTTGGAACAAATGATATTCAGAATATTAAGGGAAAGTTCCAACCCAAGAAATGA
- the LOC106294733 gene encoding formin-like protein 8 gives MTVKKVEIKVDINCGKCNNAILEAVTEIEGVNHISLDEGKSVLTVVGTMDPVCVASRLRKIKQKPVIISVGPPPKPPEPPKPPVVPEPQKPPPPAPEPPKHVCKCKPMSPYPPPYCARCDLVSVTTYESGSGCTIV, from the exons ATGACTGTTAAG AAAGTTGAGATCAAGGTGGATATAAACTGTGGTAAATGCAATAACGCAATTTTGGAAGCAGTCACGGAGATAGAAG GTGTGAATCATATTTCACTAGATGAGGGGAAGAGCGTACTTACCGTGGTGGGGACAATGGATCCGGTCTGCGTTGCATCACGTCTTAGGAAGATTAAACAGAAACCTGTAATCATCAGCGTCGGACCACCACCTAAACCTCCTGAACCGCCAAAGCCTCCAGTAGTGCCTGAGCCACAAAAGCCTCCTCCACCAGCACCCGAACCACCAAAGCATGTATGCAAATGCAAGCCTATGTCTCCTTACCCACCTCCTTACTGCGCCAGATGCGATCTTGTATCTGTTACTACCTATGAAAGTGGAAGCGGCTGCACCATTGTTTGA
- the LOC106294732 gene encoding pectin acetylesterase 12, whose translation MNKLLLLVGFIVVLGTQANEYLDFNVTEIDRIEELEFGFSKYSSNLNPLLVGLTLIRGADSGAVCLDGTLPGYHLHRGHGSGANSWLIQLEGGGWCNNVRTCVYRKKTRRGSSNYMEKQLQFTGILSDKAQENPDFFNWNRVKLRYCDGASFSGDGQNQAAQLQFRGERIWRAAIADLKAKGMRYANQALLSGCSAGGLAAILRCDEFRNLFPGSTKVKCLSDAGLFLDTADVSGGRTIRNLYNGVVNFQSVKNNLPRMCTNHLDPTSCFFPQNLISQMKTPLFIVNAAYDTWQIQSSIAPTSADPSGFWHDCRLNHAKCTPSQIRFLQGFRDQMLRVVRGFSMSRHNGLFINSCFAHCQTERQDTWFADDSPVIRKKAVAIAVGDWYFDRAEVKLVDCPYPCDKSCHNLVFR comes from the exons ATGAACAAGCTTTTGTTGTTGGTAGGCTTTATTGTAGTGCTAGGAACTCAAGCAAATGAGTATTTAGATTTCAATGTGACAGAGATAGACCGCATTGAGGAGCTAGAGTTTGGATTCTCCAAATACAGCTCAAATTTGAACCCTTTATTAGTTGGTCTCACTCTCATCAGAGGAGCTGATTCTGGAGCTG TTTGTTTGGATGGAACATTACCTGGATATCACTTGCACCGTGGGCATGGATCTGGAGCTAATAGCTGGCTAATTCAATTAGAG GGAGGTGGATGGTGCAACAATGTTAGGACCTGTGTATACAGGAAGAAGACTCGGCGTGGTTCATCTAACTACATGGAGAAGCAGCTTCAGTTTACAGGAATACTGAGTGATAAAGCTCAAGAGAATCCTG ACTTCTTTAACTGGAATAGAGTTAAGCTTCGTTACTGTGATGGCGCTTCTTTCAGTGGAGATGGTCAGAATCAG GCTGCACAGCTTCAGTTTAGAGGAGAGCGTATCTGGAGAGCTGCCATAGCTGATCTGAAAGCCAAAGGAATGCGATACGCCAACCAG GCACTTCTCTCTGGATGTTCTGCTGGTGGTTTAGCAGCTATTTTACGCTGCGATGAGTTTAGGAACTTGTTCCCTGGTTCCACCAAGGTCAAGTGCTTGAGTGATGCTGGCTTGTTCTTGGACAC AGCTGATGTTTCTGGTGGCCGCACAATCAGAAACTTATACAATGGTGTAGTAAATTTTCAG AGTGTGAAGAATAATCTCCCACGTATGTGCACAAACCATCTCGATCCAACCTCG TGTTTCTTCCCACAGAATCTGATCAGTCAGATGAAAACTCCACTTTTTATTGTTAATGCAGCATACGATACATGGCAG ATTCAAAGCAGCATAGCTCCAACATCAGCTGACCCTAGTGGCTTTTGGCATGACTGTAGACTAAACCATGCAAAATGCACACCTTCACAAATCCGGTTCTTGCAAGGGTTCAGGGATCAGATGCTGAGAGTAGTGAGGGGATTCTCAATGTCTAGACATAATGGTCTGTTCATAAACTCATGTTTTGCTCACTGCCAAACCGAGAGGCAGGACACTTGGTTCGCTGATGATTCTCCTGTCATAAGAAAAAAG GCTGTGGCTATAGCTGTGGGAGATTGGTATTTTGATAGAGCAGAAGTGAAGTTAGTTGATTGTCCTTATCCATGTGACAAGAGCTGCCACAACTTGGTGTTTAGATGA
- the LOC106294731 gene encoding FK506-binding protein 5-like yields the protein MASDSQTATATTSEKPVENKVNEEAKLMEKEIVLEETADVVKDKPVSDSSLTVTKEENISQTRAADVKEVAAVVKEEESTQKGADENGEKKVAEQVEVKEPILVKEGVEEVKVEAGDAEKGKDENGEEKIAEEVELKEPTLVKESVEEVKVEAGDAEKGKDENGEEKIAGEVEVKEPALVKESVEEVKVEAGDAEKGKDEDGEEKVAEEVELKEPILVKEGVDEEVKLEALDAEKAEEKGTVECVAEEGNKDKEESKVVAVSESAGVKQVDDVQLVREVPEETVEDKIKDVEVLEVKPKPEEPTPETTEQAKVELVGKLEDTIVVETKDSKDEQTSMINQDSDTAPQKETEGDASSPADVTEKAITEEKHVVEEPSKDEQENVSEAKDVATKVATEEENIKKDTEDVKSEETLKETEGNKQEESVTEKVAEAVETAPPVVKEIEEPEVTTKDEVVVKQKSSNSLMSKVKKSLVKAKKALTGKSPSSKTISTQEAKETSKPSD from the exons ATGGCTTCTGATTCTCAGACCGCAACTGCAACTACATCTGAAAAG CCAGTGGAGAACAAGGTGAACGAGGAGGCTAAGTTGATGGAGAAAGAGATTGTTTTGGAGGAAACTGCTGATGTTGTGAAGGATAAACCGGTTTCAGATTCAAGCCTGACTGTTACTAAGGAGGAGAACATCAGTCAAACTCGTGCTGCAGACGTAAAGGAGGTTGCAGCAGTTGTGAAAGAAGAGGAATCTACACAGAAGGGGGCAGATGAAAATGGTGAGAAGAAGGTAGCTGAACAAGTGGAAGTTAAAGAACCAATTCTTGTGAAAGAGGGTGTTGAAGAAGTTAAGGTTGAAGCTGGTGATGCAGAGAAAGGAAAAGATGAAAATGGTGAGGAGAAGATAGCTGAAGAAGTGGAGCTTAAGGAACCAACCCTTGTGAAAGAGAGTGTTGAAGAAGTTAAGGTTGAAGCTGGTGATGCAGAGAAAGGAAAAGATGAAAATGGTGAGGAGAAGATAGCTGGAGAAGTGGAAGTTAAAGAACCAGCCCTTGTGAAAGAGAGTGTTGAAGAAGTTAAGGTTGAAGCTGGTGATGCAGAGAAAGGAAAAGATGAAGATGGTGAGGAGAAGGTAGCTGAAGAAGTAGAGCTTAAGGAACCAATACTTGTGAAAGAGGGTGTTGATGAAGAAGTTAAGCTTGAAGCTCTTGATGCGGAGAAAGCAGAAGAGAAGGGAACCGTTGAATGTGTAGCTGAAGAAGGCAACAAAGATAAGGAGGAGAGCAAGGTGGTTGCTGTTTCTGAATCAGCCGGAGTCAAACAAGTTGATGATGTTCAACTTGTTAGAGAAGTACCTGAAGAGACTGTAGAAGACAAGATCAAAGATGTTGAGGTTCTTGAAGTCAAGCCAAAGCCAGAGGAACCCACACCTGAAACAACAGAACAAGCTAAGGTTGAGCTTGTGGGAAAGCTGGAGGATACCATTGTTGTTGAGACCAAAGACTCCAAGGATGAACAGACTTCTATGATAAACCAAGATTCAGACACTGCCCCCCAAAAGGAGACAGAAGGAGACGCTTCTTCTCCTGCTGACGTCACTGAGAAAGCCATCACCGAAGAGAAGCATGTAGTGGAAGAACCATCAAAGGATGAGCAAGAGAACGTAAGTGAAGCAAAAGATGTCGCCACTAAAGTAGCCACAGAAGAAGAAAACATCAAGAAGGACACTGAAGATGTCAAGAGTGAAGAGACTTTGAAAGAAACTGAAGGAAACAAACAAGAGGAATCAGTCACAGAGAAAGTAGCAGAGGCTGTAGAAACAGCACCACCTGTTGTTAAAGAGATCGAAGAGCCAGAAGTCACAACCAAAGATGAAGTTGTTGTTAAGCAAAAAAGTTCAAACAGCCTCATGTCAAAGGTGAAGAAGTCTCTTGTTAAGGCAAAAAAAGCACTCACTGGTAAATCTCCAAGCTCTAAGACTATCTCAACTCAAGAAGCCAAAGAGACATCAAAGCCAAGTGATTAA